GTAATATGAAGTTATTGTATAGTTACATTtgtaattaaatgtaaataatacAAAGAAAGCATTTATTTTTCGCATATTAGTAAAAACACGAATCTTCAATCAATCATTCAGTACCTGTATCTTGGTTTTATTATAGGAATATTTTAGTAACGATAATGTTTATGTAAACCTTAGCGATAACCCGTTTTCATTCAAAGTTCAACCAATACAGTAATGCTATAGACCAATGCTcctaaaaaaaactttgaatatttaTTGAAGtctaaaataatatttcatttacaATCTAAAAGTAAGGGAAGTTGCTTTCCAATAGATAAAAGAATGACATAGTTTTCCATTGATAAACGACTATAATAGATAGGCTATATCTTTTTCTGTGTGACGAAAGTAAATACGTATAACAAAGACATTAACctaataaaaacacatattttgtATTTATCAATAACATACCGATAGAAACGTATTTTGTTGATGTAACATTTCCctgtcaatatctttttttttttttttttttttttttttttttacaatatggtTTTGTTGATTTAAGAATATGGTTTATTtacaatatctttatatatatatatatatatatatatatatatatatatatatatatatatatatatatatatatatatatatatataacgataaatGAATTGCACGAACATAATACCAAAGAAATACTGCGCTAAGTTCAATCCAACTCTCTCTGAGGACACGCCCTCTTTCCCTCCGCCCACGAACAATTACTCTCATCAAGGCAACAATTTCAAGAACTGAATTATGCAATCAATTTAAGCAGACGTCATTACCACCTCTTTTCCTGTATTCTTCGTGGCGTTATCTGATATAGCCAGGCAGATGGTCGGTTGCATGTTTTAGGCGATCCATTTgcaaatgagtctctctctctctctctctctctctctctctctctctctctctctctctctctctctctctctctctctctctcgtggcttgATTATCTTTTAATGATGAAGGTTACTTAGTCTAATGACATCATTCGGACTCGAGACTTGAGATTCGCGAGATAAAAGCTGCAAGTCTTGATTAAAACATCACTTCAACTTGGATTTTGTTGGGCGCGTTCATTTGGTAACATTTTGGAGGTTTGCGTTCTACTCTCCTGTTAATTCCATTTCCATTCTGTTTAATTTCTTTAATGATTATTCATAAATTTGTGCATCAATTATCgatttattttattgctatttgttctcttgctttgttcaagtttacatagtttatataggagatatttatttcaatgttgttacccttcttaaaatattttatttttccttttttcctttcctctctgggcttttttccctgttgaaacccctgggcttatagagatcttgcttttccaactagggctgtagcttagcatgtaataataataataatgataataataataataataataataatgcatgtccGTTTCTGTGTAATAAATAAATTGTAATTAAAGTCTGCCTTTTCTGCTAGTATATTCCTATTGATTTcaatttagttttagttataaatatTACTAAAAACAACAACGTAACTGTTTAagaaatataacaatgaaaaactGTGTAGTTAGAACGCTAGCCGCTCAAGCTAGAGTTCCGGGTTCGAATTCAGAGCTAGTGTGAAGTTCCAGGGACCACTTCATTAACTCTTGCTGTACCTCCAGCGTCGTGAGCagcaatatatatattctaattatttaGTTGTGATTGGTTGGAACTAAAGTAGGGAAGCATATGTTAAtatagtaaaatataatatatatatatatatatatatatatatatatatatatatatgtatatatgtatatatgtatttatatatatttatatatatttatttatatatatatattatatatgtatatcatacatatatatacatgcatatatactgtataaatatatatatatatatatatatatatatatatatgtatatatattatccatatatgtacatgtatatatacattatatatatatatatatatatatatattcatatatatatgaatatatatatgaatatatatgtgtatatatatatgtatatacatatacatatatatacatatatatatatatatatatatatatatatatatatatatatatatatatatatatatatatatatatatatgtgtgtgtgtgtgtgtgtgtgtgtttgcatacatcTGATTTTTGTCATTGCCCACTGCTGCAAATACTGACAGATGCAGCTCAACTTCACTGTTTATAAGACCAGCgatttaatattttttccatatcgGAGGCAGTCTCCATGAAGGAAGGTGGAAGGTCCTGGCCCCTCTTGTCACTGTCGGCAGTGacacaattatatataatacaatatgccTAAAACgttgtggtgggctattggaaacgttcctgcttggtGAGATGCTGGACTGTGGTTAGCGTCCCTCTCAAGgttgatattttcttgtagtgtctgcaacctcaccatccttgtgagctaaggctgggatgTTTGGGGGACCTTATAGATCTAACTGCTAAGTCATCGGCAGAAATTGCCTAGGCCTCCCTggctgatcctagcttgggtggagaggaggcttgggcgctgttagctagggcaatgtcactgtccctgcctctgacattcatgaatgCACTTTAAATCTTTAAGCGTTCCTACTTGACCGGACATTGAAGCCAGGGTAATTTAATTATTTACAGCTGAGATAAATTTGATTATATTTCTGCATAAGGCGACATTTTAATTGTATAATATTTCTGCTATGTTGAAGTTTTCAGTCAAGATCATTCTtgtttaaactaattttttttatgcatttgttcATCATGGTTATGCTTTTGCTGTTTCAAGATATGATAGATAatttggtcatctctctctctctctctctctctctctctctctctctctctctctctctctctctctctcattgaacacAGAGATGACTTATGCTAACATTTTGAGGCTTTCACCTTCAAGACATCATTTTGTTAGCGTAAAAGTAATGGTGTATATATTCCGTCATAGTTTTTGTCTTTTTTCAgttgtagtatttattattattattattattattattattattattattattattattattattaagttacctGACTAACGTCATTAATgacattgaaaaaaggaaaattaatatttaatttattatcaaGTTCAAATCAAATGAATCCACATGCTTATGTTTTGaaaagccaaaaataaaaaaaatcggatAATTAGCAAAACGAGAATAGTTTCTAGCATTCAACCAAAATGAAAATCAGATATTCAAtatcaaatcagaaaaaaaaatccgtttcaATTAGCTTGAATATTGGCGATGACAAAGCGGGAAATTCTATAGAAATTACAAAGAAATTGCATAAAAATTCCATAGAAATTTTATAGAAATTCCATAGAAATTTTATGGAAATTCCATAGAAATTCCATAGAAATTCCGTAAAAATTCCATAAATATTCCATAGAAATTCCATAGAAATTCTATAGAAATTCCATAGACATTTTATGGAAATTCCATAGAAATTCTATAGAAATTCCTTAGAAATTTTATAGATTAAAGAGCAGGAAGGGGAAAGAAGGGCGAAATGGGCCATATCCCAACTCCCAAATATGGCCAATATCGGAGGCCATAAAAATCCCTGAGATGTCATCAGAAAATGGCGAAGATTTCCGAAAGACCAATAAAACGTGTGTGCGCGCATGCGCTGATTcgtgttatcatcattattcttcatATTTCAGAGGCAGCCAAATTTTCCATGAACCGTagactgattattttttttttttagtttctcatTAACAGAGTAAACTGATTAAAAAAAGTTTCCCAAATTTCCTGTTTTCCATAAAAAAGttagctaattattttttttttccattcacagAGTAAactgattaaaattttttttccaaattttccatCAACAGAGTAGACTAATTTTTGTTTTTCCAAATTTCCATAAGCAGAGTAAactgatactttttttttcaaaattttccatcaACAGAGtaaaatgattatttattttctaaattttccgTGAACAGTaaactgattaatttttttttaatttcccattaACAGtaaactgattatttttttttcaatattttccatgAACAAAGTAaactaattaattttttaattttttttatttcccattaaCAAAGTAAactgattattttctttattgaatattCCATCAACAGAACAAACTGATTAGTTTTTTCCTAAATTTTATATTAACAACGtattcagattattatttttttattttcatctaaattTAAAATTAACAGAGTAAactgattaactttttttttccaaattttttagCTAAATTTTCCAATAATAGTAAATTGattaaaattcttaattttcatcGAAATTTTCCATAAACCGAGTAAACCGATTAAATTATTCCAAATTGTAATCTAAATGTTCCATTAACAATAAACTGATTGAaactattttttaaaattttttatctaatttttccattaccagtaaactaattattttttttaataaaattttcaccGAAATTTTCCATTAaccaaataaaatttttaatattttttctgcatttgcATCTAAATTTCCATGAACAGAGTgaactgataaaaaaataaataattttcatcaaaattttccAATAACAGAGAGAACTGATCAAATTTCTTGTTCTTTCAAAATTTTCATCTAGATTTTCCTTTAACAGAGTGAAATGATTAAAATTCTAGTTTTTAAAAAAGTTTGTCTAAATTGTCCATTAACAAAGTAAACTgattagaattatttttctttaaattttcatctaaattttccattaaaatagtaaattaattaaaattattttcttgtaAATTTTCATCTAAATTTTCCATTAACAGAGTAAACTAATTAAAAAAGATTCTAAATTTTCCTCTAAATTTTCCATtaacatctccatctacacctcactatgatcttattcacatatggcactcgagtaatctctcttatagtttcatttctaatcctgtcctgccatttaactcccaatatccttctgagggctttgttctcaaatctactaaatctattgaagattgtttcattgtcataccatgactcatatccatatagtaacaccgatctcacttaactgatatatagtctgaattttatatgtaatttcaggcgaattgatttacaaattttacttaacctagccattgccggATTTGCTATTTTGaacctttcactgaactctaattctagagaccctgtattggagatcacagttcctcaatacttaaatgattctacctcattaatcctttatccttccaatgatactttttttcatcttccattgcatactccgttctcgtcatctctgtctttcttttatttatcttgatcccaacctcgtgtgatatttcatgcattctggtaagcaagcattgcaaatcatatggtgttctgctaacaaggactgcatcatcagcatactctagttcttctaatttcctatcaccaatcaagtccaatccttctacaccatctccaactgttttacgcattacaaaatccgtgaggaggataaacaacataggagacaacacattcccttggagtactccactgttcactgaaattcatttgataagactccattaactttaactttgcacttgctttgctcatgcccagacttaatcaaattcacatatttaagaggatttcCATAATATTGCAGGGCTTTCCAAAAAataggccggtgcacactatcaaaggctttttcatagtccacaaatgccgtcAAAAGTGGATTTTCTCTTCACCTCTTTCCTCCTAGAGGTCTTAATCTGATTTTACCTGCAGACTGTGATCAACAATTTCCATTTCTTTCACATTCATTGGGAAAATATGTGTTTTCAGCTAAACTCTTTAACTTAGGAATTTAGAAGACAATTTACGCATGTATTCGCATTGGCAATGTCTATAATTTGTATTACTGGAGTGACAAGATGTGTTTTTATTATTGAGGGAAGCATTTATACAATCTATAGattaaaaaaagattattaaaattaaaaagattttttaaaattaaaaaaaaattaattaagaaaagattttaaaattaaaaaaaaaaagtcttataattAATTGTTTCAATATAGACTTTTGGCATGTATGTATTAACATTGAAATTAATCTGTCTATATCTTATGTGAAAAATACCAATCACCACCTACTAACATTTTCACCAGTTTATCATTTCTGTCACTTGTGATTATGACAAATCTATGACAAGATCTtgatatataggaaataattattttaaggctactgttcttaaaatgttttatttttccttatttcctttcctcactgggctattttccctgttgaggcccctgagcttatagcatcctgcttttccaattagggttgtagcttagcaagtaacaataataataataataataataataataataataataataataataattggttttatCATTGGGATTattaaaaaaactttataaaatcgTTTGCTCTTCTGTGACAAGTGTCTTTGATACACAATCAAAAGTTTTCTTTCATAATCTCTCCCACTTGGTAATCTATAACaacatcttttatattttttgttggACGTAAACGTTGGTGAAAAGGTAAAAAATTGGTTAAAATTTCCTTTTGCTATAAAAAAGAATATCTCGTTTTTGTATCAATTATTGAGATATCAGAATTGTCTAGGTTGAAGTCATCATTAAGTCGTAGCCATATCATTAATGATAAGAATGTATGTAAATGAAGGAGCGTGGAATGAACTCGATCTTGTTTTTATGAATATCTGATCTTTTGATTATTTCAACCGATTTTCAAAAGTAGTTTGAGTTGACTATAATCTCTAGTATCTGTTCCgttattaatgatattaacaatgTCATTATTATCCAGGACACAACTCAGACAATTCACAATAAAAATCAGtagtcaatataaaaaaaaaaaaaaaaaaaaaaaaatttttttttttttttttttttttttgccgtaacTTGTATCGACACAACAGTTACAGTTTAATTCGCTAAAGAAAAGAGATTAGCGATAATAATTTAATGCAGAAATGTTTGTCCTGCAAAAAAAAAGTATAATCTAGGTCATCATACTTATACGAAAGGTCATGGCGGGCATCTGTTGCATAAAAACTGGCTTTCAAATACAtgcccaaacaattttttttttccccgagGGAGCTGATAAGCACTTGATCACCAGAATTAAAGTGATATAGAAGTGTCAGGGTAATCTAACGATTAACGTGGGAGCAGCTTTGATGACACAATGTCTCTCTCAAGCACTCCTGAGATTAAGCGTGACAATATAAAGGATCTCTGTTTGTATTGCTTGCAAATCTTCGATCATCAAAGGCTGTCTGCAGTGTGCCAGGACGAGGAGGGCACGTGGCTAGTGAGATACAACTCAAGTCTTAAAAATGACGACTCAAATGAGAGTAAAACGAGATCGAATAATAATAAAGTCTTAAAACTGAGTCTCAAATGAGAGTAAAACGAGATTGAATAATCATAAAGTCTTAAAACTGAGACTCAAATGAGAGTAAAAcgagattgaataataataaagtCTTAAAACTGAGACTCAAATGAGAGTAAAACGAGATTGAATAATCATAAAGTCTTAAAACTGAGACTCAAATGAGAGTAAAACGAGATTGAATAATCATAAAGTCTTAAAACTGAGACTCAAATGAGAGTAAAACGAGATTGAATACTCATAAAGTCTTAAAACTGAGACTCAAaggagagtaaaacgagattgAATAATGATAAAGTCTTAAAACTGAGACTCAAATGAGAGTAAAACGAGATTGAATAATGATAAAGTCTTAAAACTGAGACTCAAATGAGAGTAAAACGAGATTGAATAATCATAAAGTCTTAAAACTGAGACTCAAATGAGAGTAAAACGAGATTGAATAATCATAAAGTCTTAAAACTGAGACTCAAATGAGAGTAAAACGAGATTGAATAATCATAAAGTCTTAAAACTGAGACTCAAATGAGAGTAAAACGAGATTGAATAATCATAAAGTCTTAAAACTGAGACTCAAATGAGAGTAAAACGAGATTGAATAATGATAAAGTCTTAAAACTGAGACTCAAATGAGAGTAATACGAGATTGAATAATCATAAAGTCTTAAAACTGAGACTCAAATGAGAGTAAAAcgagaatgaataataataatgacctcctttcctaatgcatgtatgtgtgtatacactgcATAGAAGGGACAGCCTTATCTGTGTTATAACCACCCACGTGACACTTGGCTaagcaaacaattcttcatccatcAGCTGCTTAAGTTCCTTCACCAttaattctgctttttttttttttttttttttttttttttttttttttttggggggggggggggggatctgaaTAGGTTTGCAGAGTCTCCTTTCTTAACCGAAAACCAATCACCAGTGTTGTCGGCCACCCATCTCTGCACTGACTCAATAAACATGGATAAAGATTATAAAAACTCTCGGGGGGAAAAAACTCCTGTAAAGCCTGTAAGGTTCATGTTATCGTCTCTTGCGTAAACAATGACTTAATCGTTATGGTCCGAGTTCTGTATATCGAACCCTTCTCGAGTTTCGGGAGACTCACGAGTAATTTTTAGCAgtggatttttttttgggggggatgcaAGAAAGTTAAACTGGGGCTTTGTATTTTTAGCTTGATtttggttaaagaaaaaaaaaagaaaaaaacacatttcTGCCATCCTTTCACGCAGATgcttaaggattttttttcttgcatAAGCTAAGTCAAGCTTTTAGAACCCTCTCAGTCTTGCCTGGTTATCCAATGAAAAACAAAAGCCAAGTTTTTGTATTCCAGCCCGTTGCATCCTTATCCGATATGAACCGCAATGGCCCCTTTTTACTTGTACAAAAAACGATCTTCTTAGATCTAGTGCACGAACTCCGAGACCGTGGTCCAGTCCATTTGCTGCTCATAAATCTCCATGACGTTTTTACTTCATAGCAATGAGTACATTCGTTTCCTGGTTCTTAAATAGAGAATTAGAAAGTGATGTGATAGTTTGTTTGGGTAAAGTTTTTGCAAGACCTTGTCTAGTGCTTATTTTATGTGGTTAATTTTGCCAACACTAAATTTCAAGTGAAGAAGTACTTGTTTGCGGATATGGTACTGATAATTAATATTAgctttagaaataatgaaaattcactTGTAAAGGTAACTTCAGATATAAATTTAGCTTTAGCATTACGAAGATTCACCTTtattaacaaactttttttttccaggCTGCGGTATGGTAGAGCCTGCAGGAGCAATGGCGATGTTTGTCCTTCGCCTGGCAGGGCTTCTCTCTCTGGAGAATGCCCTACAGGACCAGGAAGCCAATTTAACGGATTCGGATTTTAACTTCACAGATATTACCTTCAATCAAAGTTTATCTGGGGTGAACCTTTCATGGTCGGGAATGGATGTGTCAAATCCCATCGCTATCACAAATGAGAGCGCAGCCACAATTGATCATCTAGAGACGACAACACCAACACTGCAGTCTTCAGCTCCTAGTACTATGGTACCCATACCACCTTCAACTACTACTTTACTAAGTACAAATATTACTACCCCAAATTCCTAAAAATAAAGCACGGGTATATAAAACTCCTGTGCCACCGATCAATGTAAATTTTAATAGAAATACCAAAAAAGTTAATAGAAGAAGAAATCACACAACTAGCACCAGAAGAAGAAAACTCACAAAAGGGCAGTTACAAAGTGAACGTGCTGACCCAACCAGATCTAGTCATACAATTCACATTCAGTCTAGTGGAACGGAAGAAGTACCTCCTTTAGCGGATTCTAGCATTGACCAGCAAATACCAAAGCCTGAACACTTTCCTGACGATGTAAGTAGTAGTGATAGTCACAAGATAGTCATGGATGGAAGGGAACTCAAAAGCCTGGCACAGGCAAAAGGAGATTTTGATGAGGCTATACCTTCTGATTCATCTAGTCATCAAAAGAGTCAAATCAAGCTGGGAAGATCTGACTATTCTTCTGAACTTTACCCAGAATCTTTTTCAGTAATCACTCCATTACCAGTCACTGCAACCATGCTACCCTCGGCGGAATCTAGTGTGTCTCCCTCTTTCAGTTCTGCTCAAATGGCTACTGACAAACCTCAGCCCAGGCTTGAAATGCTTGCTGAAGATGATGGTCAATTGCTAGGCCTGCTAGACCATCAGAAGTTAAGAAGTCTAGAGGCACCTCCAGAAGATTTCATCAAAAGTGACTTTGAGTACTATGACTTTGGGGTCCATCATGCAGACATTTTGCGAACAGAAGCACCGACATTATCCTCCCTGAATTTGGTCAGTCCTGTGCCTTCTGGAAGATTTGCAGCAGTGCCAGTGGCCCCTGAATCCCCACCAAGTGACCACGAAGAAGAAAGAACAGAGCCTCAGCCAAGCAAACCTAGGAAATTACCACCAGCAAGACCCATCCCTCCTTCTCAGCCCAGGTCAGGATTGAGAAACAACCCGTATCCATATGGTCCGAAGCTTTTGCCTGGGCCCTATGCGCCTTTGACCCCTAATTTACCGCCTTCCTCAGCCACTGAGGATGAGACTAGAGGAAGACACGTTCCTACAGAGTACAGCTATGAAGAAGATTTCGATTATTACTATGATTCTCACGAAACTGGAGATTCGAGGTATGAAGTACAGACAAAAGAGCCACCTGTGCTCTTTGTGTTTGACAAACCTGGCTACTCTCCGGAAGCTCCAACTACTCTCTTGCCGGCAACGTAAGTAACCAAATTATTATACTTTGATAGATCTTTATATTGTCTACCATTGTTACATAATATGATACTCTAATTGCTGTCAATAGGATATTAGATATATTCATATGAGAATTTTTTCATGATGCATTTTGTTCTGTTTAAAATACAGTATTGCTTCCTAAACTGTGAAATAGAATCGTATTATAATGTTTGAGGAGACTTAACAGCCTGTTTAGATTAGtatgaaaattttatattgtaCTTATTGATGTACAGGAACTTCTGTAAATTCAATACCTATCACAGCAACTTGCCAAGAAAAGggtaatttttattgatatttccatataaacattatattttatTGGTAGTTAACCGGGTTCAAGTAAGCGTCTTGCATCAATTTATTTACTTTGatttttactttaatggctgcttatgtggtcctgtacagcaggggaaccatattctctacaggacctccacgggagcatttaacatttcacaatgcgtattgttctcttactgtttgatcatcactgtcaaaacagtcacaaaataaggtcttcagtttcctcttgaaagccttaatatcttcaatttttcGGATGTCTCGTGAGagcctattatatagtctcggagccgcttatttaaaggctctagagcctacagtagatataTTGGACTCCTGATCTATGAATTTTTACTGATTATGCTTTAATTGGAAGCATTGAGTATATAGGAACGATCATCCTTAAGGTAAGCTATGTAAGTGTTCGGAACAAGAATATGTATGAAGGATTCTCCTTCCGTAGGAACATGTTCATTTATAGCATATCATTGCAATTTTATTTTCGCGCACATGATTTTTTCAATCACTTCGTTTTCCTCTCAAATTCTTAGCCTGTCTCTGACTAAAGATTTTTCTTGCATCATGATCTATTCTATGTACCGAAGTCTATTTCTTTTCTCTAGTATCTATGTTTTTATCCCCTTCCTCGGATTTTTTGTTAACACTACACAAATcgttttttatctaattttaattCATTTGTTGATTTGGAAGCTTTAAGTATAAGGCTCTCTTGCCTCTTAACTTTACTCTTTCTATTCTAAATCATAACATAAATTTAACAGCTCACTTTGCTAAGCAATTGTgattcattttctttaaaaaaaaaaaaaaaaaacagtcgtaaATCACATGCTAAACAGCTCTGCCTCTTCATtgtaagaataagaataatgatgacagTGATACTGATAATGACGAGAAGCCCTTAAAATTTGATTACTTAATTGGCCAACATTCGCTTAATTAAGTGTAGATAGACAACTTTGAATAATTTGAAGAAACTTTATGTTGTTTGggttgttgtggcttgattggtaacgtctctgcctggtgtttgccagacgggggttcgagtcccgctcagactcgttagtgcctctaacgtctgcaaccctaccatccttgtgagctaaggtttgggggagcctataggtctatcaactgagtcatcggcagccagtgcctggccctccctggtcctagcttggatggaggagaggcttggacgctgatcatataatatatatggtcagtctctagggcattgttctgcttgctagggccatgtcactgtcccttgcctctgccattcatgggcggccttaaACTATAGATTGTACAATTTATACTTAAGGAATTCTCCTACttgagtatatatttttttcaatatgccTATTAGCTTGATATTAGATATTAGGTTCAATACTTCAATATCAATTTAGAGTTGATCAGTAAACTGTGGGGCTAAAGAAATAGTTCATCGTACACCATCGTTTTCCATATCATGTTCTTTATGACAGGAAATAATGAAGTTTTATGAGCTGATAATAAACCTATTTTTGGTACAGCATCTAAGAATAAATCAAATGGAAGCATTTGGTTTACTAGTTTTTAGATTTGATTTATTTGAGCCAATGATAAACCGCTTCGTGACATCGTATTTATGCTCTTGGAATATTTGTCGTCTTAATATGCAAATTGATAATCAGAATCAGCAAACGCACATAAAACTATGGGGACAGTCATCCTTCGCTAAAAATGTATAAGATTCAGAAGTCAGAGTATCTCGATATACGTGTACTTtggtggctgcttttccggtc
The window above is part of the Palaemon carinicauda isolate YSFRI2023 chromosome 11, ASM3689809v2, whole genome shotgun sequence genome. Proteins encoded here:
- the LOC137650226 gene encoding LOW QUALITY PROTEIN: uncharacterized protein (The sequence of the model RefSeq protein was modified relative to this genomic sequence to represent the inferred CDS: deleted 1 base in 1 codon); translation: MVEPAGAMAMFVLRLAGLLSLENALQDQEANLTDSDFNFTDITFNQSLSGVNLSWSGMDVSNPIAITNESAATIDHLETTTPTLQSSAPSTMVPIPPSTTTLLSTNITTPIPKNKARVYKTPVPPINVNFNRNTKKVNRRRNHTTSTRRRKLTKGQLQSERADPTRSSHTIHIQSSGTEEVPPLADSSIDQQIPKPEHFPDDVSSSDSHKIVMDGRELKSLAQAKGDFDEAIPSDSSSHQKSQIKLGRSDYSSELYPESFSVITPLPVTATMLPSAESSVSPSFSSAQMATDKPQPRLEMLAEDDGQLLGLLDHQKLRSLEAPPEDFIKSDFEYYDFGVHHADILRTEAPTLSSLNLVSPVPSGRFAAVPVAPESPPSDHEEERTEPQPSKPRKLPPARPIPPSQPRSGLRNNPYPYGPKLLPGPYAPLTPNLPPSSATEDETRGRHVPTEYSYEEDFDYYYDSHETGDSRYEVQTKEPPVLFVFDKPGYSPEAPTTLLPATRSPTPSDPWDCAPRCPRYTLLDWNTDYDVRQYPRTTWVSTVIISENRVLAELEGYMRVQDYFYGLNDQGLVLNLTVPFVTQIKFGKHPGVLHEVNDYTVSLYVQPSYTPNSAELPTPISNEVLVDDLETKTVFVHSFEANVWDVTEKFLEKKVETLMNQLRHNGEAFLDRYYYLASYSRPELYQPVYYEVWVYATNFRDPQTSAAPSGIGRFPQTNKVTQKTLSKLCRGVECPSFEVIRTYKYGIQKRRYYSGLFASTSPKECQFTTMSVWKGFMPLHLYKHGINSHMEVIEATRPIALVNIRDSSDPNTECPQNMTMSLYLPKRLHSNPPITGYAAPEVHITSLNDVIVYVYTVGGYLLDPQRVRKELADMKYRLTEFGACYKDDEYYVVIYDFIVRYHGRQNEIWIVAENCKATHNG